AAATCTGCAAAACTTCTCGAACAGAAACCTCATGGTCAATGAGCAAAATCTGCTTATTAGACATAAAAGAAACTACTTCAGTCTTAGTTTTTTTAAAATATAGCTTAGAAATATAAGAAATAGATGAGAACACTGTAGCTTGAACTTTCTAAACGCTCCACCCCAAAATTTCAGCTACCTGTTTCCAGACTTGTCTTGAATTGAAAGGCTTAATAATCACTCCGGCTACCCCCATGGCAGCAAAGCGACGACGATCGCTCGGTAATGCTTTAGCCGTCAGCAAAACAACTGGAATCATCTGAGTATTTAGATCGGCTTGCAAATGCCCAAAGCACTCAAACCCGTCCATATCCGGCATTGAGATATCGAGAATTATAGCATCAAAGGGTTCTGTCTTCGCTTTGAGTAAGCCTTGCTGCGCTGAGGAAGCCTGCATCACTTTCCAACCCCCAAAGCCTTCAAGGGACATTTGTATCACGTCTCGAATGTCTGCTTCATCATCAATCACCAGGATGTGTTTTGTCATTGTTGTATCAATAGTTTAAATCCAATTCGACTGCTTGGGATAATGGCTTAATCCGGCTGATGATTCGTGTTACTAACTCAGCCTCAACCACAGGTTTCCCAAGCACATCATTAGCACCAACGGCAAATGCTCGTCCCATTGATTCAGGGTCTGTGTGGGCTGTAACAACTAGAATAGGCAGTTGGCTATATCGGGGATCTTGGCGCACAACTCGGCAAAGCTCTAGCCCATTGTAAGTCGGCATCTCCAAATCTAGTAGTAGCGCAGCAGGATCAGTTGTGGTCAGCAACGCCCAGAATTGATCGGGTTGAGCCAGACAAATTACCTCGAATCCTTGCGATCGCAGCATCCGCGCTAGTGTATCTAACATGACGGGATCATCATCCACAATCATCACCTTTGTCTCTAATCGTTCTCTCGTTGGCAGTGAAGGTAATACCTGAATCAGTGCTTCAAAGACTTGATTAGCAGTGACAGGCTGTGAAAGATATTGCTCGACTCCCAAACGGGCAACCGCGACCCGCTCGTCTAAAGAATCTTGCCCTGACAGAATGACAATCGGAATAGCTGGATAATCTACCTTTAAAGCCTGCAATAACGCCAAAGGATTGTCCGCCCCATCACTACCCAGAGCCAGCAGAATCACCTCTGGAGTAGTTTGTGTTAAGCGATGCAGCACTGTTGAATGAGCGCTGACGATTTCCATCCTCAGTCCCCATCGTGGTGCTTCAGTGGTAAAGTCTCTTGTGAATACAGTATCCCTTCCGACTGCCAGCACCAAAGAATTAGAACTGAACTCCTCCGTTGGTAATGTAGGGGGAAGTGCTATCAATGCCTTCAACTCAGCTAATAGTTGTGAAAAGCGAGTCCCTTGCTGTTCTTCTAGCAGGGAATTGTTTTTGAGCAGATGTTCGATCGAACGAGCAATCTCCGATCCTTTCCCATAACCAAACGTTCCCAGTCCACCCACTAACTTATGGGCTTCTTCTCTACCCTGCGACTGTTGTTCTAAACTCAACTGATGGGTTTTATGGGCGATTTCGATGTCCTCCAAAACTCTAATCCTCTGCTCCAAGGACAATCTAAATCGTTCTTCTACAGCATCCTCTGAAACAAAGATTCTTTCGTGGGTTTGAGTGTTCTTTTCCCCTTTATTTTCCTGCACCTCCACACTGTTTTCCACCGTCGGTGCTGCTTTAAGCCGATATCCTAACCCATGAACTGTCTCAATCACTGTTTGATTAATTCCTGCGGCTTTTAACCGACTTCTTAAGTCTTTAATCAAAGTTGTGACAGCGGCTTCTGAAGGCAATTGGTCGCTCGACCAAAGCCGATCAATAATAGCATTGCGGCTAAAAATGCGCTCTTGGTGTCGCAGAAATAGTTCGAGCAGCGTGTACTCTTTCGGTCTAAAGGTGATTTCCTGCTGCTTATACGTTACTTTCATCAAAGTCGGATCTAAACATAAATACCCCCAACTCAAGACGGTCGCAGTTGCATAATCCCCACGGCGTAATAATGCCCGTATCCGTGCCAAGAGTTGATGGGAATTAAAGGGTTTAATCACATAATCATCGGCTCCAGCATCCAATCCTGTAATCACATTTTCCGGGGAATTTTGAGCCGTGAGCATCAGAATCGGAGTTTGATTACCAAGCGATCGCAGTTGACGACAGAGGCTAATTCCATCTACTTTGGGAATTAATACATCAAGTAAAATCAGATCATAATCCCACTGCATTAACAACTCTAATGCCAATTGCCCATCACTCGCTAAATCGACGGCATAACGATGGGCTGTGAGAGTCACGCAGAGCATCGCTGCTATTGATTGATCATCCTCAATTAATAGAATTTTCATTTATATTCTTATCAGTCTGGGATCAAGTTTTTTGATATTTTATTTTGTTGATGTCGGAAAATTTAACTGATCGGCTTACCTTTTCCCCCAGGGATTAGTCTCAGACTAAATCTTTAAGTCTGATGGGAATTTTCATGGGAATTTTATCGATTTAAAATTATAGAACTTTTTAAATCGTTCTATTACCAAATGAATTGAAGGTTTAAAACAAATCCAGGTAAAACATCTTCTCCTGATAAGGTTGAAGGATTCTCTAAAATTTCCTTTTCTTGTCCTTGACGATAAATTTCAACTTGGCGGTTTTGGCGATTAATTAACCAACCTAACCGACAACCATTATCTATATATTCCTGCATTTTTTCTTGTAAAGGTTTTAAAGAATCCCTAGGGGAACGCAATTCTATGATAAAATCAGGACAAATGGGGGGAAATTTCTCTTGCTGTTCTGGGGTTAAAGCTTCCCATTTGGCTAAGGGTATCCAAGCCGCATCGGGGGAACGCTCTCCATCATTAGGAAGTTTAAAACAAGTGGAAGAATCAAACCCTATTCCGGTTCCGTCAGTATCCGCCCAATTGGCTAATTGTTGAGCTAATTTAAAATTCCGGTTTCCGGTTGTTCCCCCTGTGGGTGGCATAATAATTAAGTCTCCTTTGGCGGTTCGTTCTAATTTTAATTCCCGGTTTGCGATACAAAGTTGATAAAATTGTTCATCGGTAATCGGGGCAATTTCTGGGTTATTTAAAATTAAGGGTGTCATGTTTTTATCTCCTGGGTCAAATTTGATGATTGAAAAAATATTTAATTCTAAAAAAATACTTATTTTACCAAATTAATTGAAGATTCAAAACAAATCCAGGTAAAACATCTTCTCCTGATAAGGTTGAAGGATTCTCTAAAATTTCCTTTTCTTGTCCTTGACGATAAATTTCAACTTGGCGGTTTTGGCGATTAATTAACCAACCTAACCGACAACCATTATCCATATATTCCTGCATTTTTTCTTGGAGGGGTTTCAAAGAATCGCTAGGGGAACGCAATTCTATGATAAAGTCAGGACAAATCGGGGGAAATTTCTCTTGCTGTTCTGGGGTTAAAGCCTCCCATTTGGCTAAGGGTATCCAAGCCGCATCCGGTGAACGCTCTCCACCATTAGGAAGTTTAAAACAAGTGGAAGAATCAAAGACAATTCCTAATTGAGTTTGTCGATTCCATAACCCTAAATCTAGGTTAATATCTGAGTTACGTTTTCCAGTTCCCCCTCCGGTAGGTGGCATAATAATTAAGTCTCCTTTGGCGGTTCGTTCTAATTTTAATTCCCGGTTTGCGACACAAAGTTGATAAAATTGTTCATCGGTAATCGGGGCAATTTCTGGGTTATTTAAAATTAAGGGTGTCATGTTTTTATCTCCTTGAGTATGGTGATTAAAACTAAACTTATTTAGCAGCTATTTTTAAATTCACTTACGTCAAGCATAGTTTGGATTTCCTCTAAGCTAAGGTTGGGAAATTTGTACACGACGATAGCCTGGATAAATTCTATCACTTTTTGCCGGAGGATTTCATCGGGTAATAATTTAACTTCGAGAACTTTTTTATCGGGAAGGCAACAGAACATTTGCGGAATGTGGGTTGCAAGCTTATTAAACATTTCACTTGCCTCAGAAAACATTTCACTATTTTTAAATTCATAGATAATTTCACTTAAGGTAATAAATCCAAAGTTAAGAGCATCTTTAGAGTGGAAAACAGTAGAAATTCCTCCTCCTATTCCTACAGAAATCATGAATTAACTTTTAATTAGAAACACAACCGTAACATATAAAATCGCTATTAGCAATTGGACAACTGTTACCGGAATTCCATACCGAAGAAAGGTTTTAAACGAAATAGTTCGTCCATGTTGTTCTGAAATTCCAGCCGCAACAATATTAGAAGAAGCCCCCACTAATGTGCCATTTCCGCCTAAAGTTGCTCCAAACATCATCGCATAAAATAGCGGTAATACTTCCGGGGGGAACTGTCCGCTAAAGGCAGGGTCAAGCACTTCTGCACCCACAAATCCCACATTCACTAAATATTGTTTTAACAAAGGAACCATCGCTACCACTAAAGGAATATTCGGTATCACACTCGAAATAATCCCGACTGTTAATAAGAGTAAAATTGAACCCAAAGCAATATTTTTTCCTAAAATAACTGCCAAAAGCCCTGATAAACTGTTAATCACTCCTGTTTTTTCTAATCCTCCAATTAAGACAAAAATTGACATGAAGAAAATTAAGGTACTCCAGTCTAAATCCCGCAAAATATTATTAACCGTATCAATTTTACTATGATGGGCTAACATTAAAGCTAAAGCTGCCCCTAATAACGCCACCGCCGCCGGAGAAATGGGAACAGGTAGGGTTTCTCCAATTACAAAAAATGTTAACACAAACACGATAATAAATCCCCCCATGGCTAAGGTTCGAGGGTGATTAATTTGAGGATGGGGTAAATCTTCTAAATGTTCAAATTTAGTATTCCAAGTTTTACGAAATAAAATTGGCAATAAAATCACCACGCTGACAACGGCTAATATTCCCCCAATACTTAAGCGTTGTAGATAATCCACAAAGCTAATATTAATTGAATCTCCGACAATAAACGTGGCTGGATCTCCGACTAAGGTTAATAATCCGGCACTATTAGCAATGAAAACCATTAAAATTAATAACGGGACAAAATCAATCCCTAAATCTTGAGCAATGGGAGGAATTAAAGGCGCTAATAACATTACCGTTGTGGCGTTGGGTAATACGGCACAAATGGGAGTAGTTAATGCTACTATTCCTAATAGTAATCGTTTGCCTTCCCCCTTCGCCAACCAAATCATTTTAACCGCTAAATAATCAAAAATTTTAGTCGGTTCAAAGGAACGAACTAAAATCATTACCCCAAAAAATAAGGCTAAAGTTGCATAGCTGCGACTAATATAAGTCACAGCTTCAGTTAA
The Planktothrix sp. FACHB-1365 DNA segment above includes these coding regions:
- a CDS encoding response regulator, which encodes MTKHILVIDDEADIRDVIQMSLEGFGGWKVMQASSAQQGLLKAKTEPFDAIILDISMPDMDGFECFGHLQADLNTQMIPVVLLTAKALPSDRRRFAAMGVAGVIIKPFNSRQVWKQVAEILGWSV
- a CDS encoding response regulator translates to MKILLIEDDQSIAAMLCVTLTAHRYAVDLASDGQLALELLMQWDYDLILLDVLIPKVDGISLCRQLRSLGNQTPILMLTAQNSPENVITGLDAGADDYVIKPFNSHQLLARIRALLRRGDYATATVLSWGYLCLDPTLMKVTYKQQEITFRPKEYTLLELFLRHQERIFSRNAIIDRLWSSDQLPSEAAVTTLIKDLRSRLKAAGINQTVIETVHGLGYRLKAAPTVENSVEVQENKGEKNTQTHERIFVSEDAVEERFRLSLEQRIRVLEDIEIAHKTHQLSLEQQSQGREEAHKLVGGLGTFGYGKGSEIARSIEHLLKNNSLLEEQQGTRFSQLLAELKALIALPPTLPTEEFSSNSLVLAVGRDTVFTRDFTTEAPRWGLRMEIVSAHSTVLHRLTQTTPEVILLALGSDGADNPLALLQALKVDYPAIPIVILSGQDSLDERVAVARLGVEQYLSQPVTANQVFEALIQVLPSLPTRERLETKVMIVDDDPVMLDTLARMLRSQGFEVICLAQPDQFWALLTTTDPAALLLDLEMPTYNGLELCRVVRQDPRYSQLPILVVTAHTDPESMGRAFAVGANDVLGKPVVEAELVTRIISRIKPLSQAVELDLNY
- a CDS encoding Uma2 family endonuclease produces the protein MTPLILNNPEIAPITDEQFYQLCIANRELKLERTAKGDLIIMPPTGGTTGNRNFKLAQQLANWADTDGTGIGFDSSTCFKLPNDGERSPDAAWIPLAKWEALTPEQQEKFPPICPDFIIELRSPRDSLKPLQEKMQEYIDNGCRLGWLINRQNRQVEIYRQGQEKEILENPSTLSGEDVLPGFVLNLQFIW
- a CDS encoding Uma2 family endonuclease, with amino-acid sequence MTPLILNNPEIAPITDEQFYQLCVANRELKLERTAKGDLIIMPPTGGGTGKRNSDINLDLGLWNRQTQLGIVFDSSTCFKLPNGGERSPDAAWIPLAKWEALTPEQQEKFPPICPDFIIELRSPSDSLKPLQEKMQEYMDNGCRLGWLINRQNRQVEIYRQGQEKEILENPSTLSGEDVLPGFVLNLQLIW
- a CDS encoding DUF2887 domain-containing protein, whose product is MISVGIGGGISTVFHSKDALNFGFITLSEIIYEFKNSEMFSEASEMFNKLATHIPQMFCCLPDKKVLEVKLLPDEILRQKVIEFIQAIVVYKFPNLSLEEIQTMLDVSEFKNSC
- a CDS encoding ArsB/NhaD family transporter, which produces MDSLIAGITFVGVIILIMGEWLHLTIAAFLGALLLIFLHVMTLTEAVTYISRSYATLALFFGVMILVRSFEPTKIFDYLAVKMIWLAKGEGKRLLLGIVALTTPICAVLPNATTVMLLAPLIPPIAQDLGIDFVPLLILMVFIANSAGLLTLVGDPATFIVGDSINISFVDYLQRLSIGGILAVVSVVILLPILFRKTWNTKFEHLEDLPHPQINHPRTLAMGGFIIVFVLTFFVIGETLPVPISPAAVALLGAALALMLAHHSKIDTVNNILRDLDWSTLIFFMSIFVLIGGLEKTGVINSLSGLLAVILGKNIALGSILLLLTVGIISSVIPNIPLVVAMVPLLKQYLVNVGFVGAEVLDPAFSGQFPPEVLPLFYAMMFGATLGGNGTLVGASSNIVAAGISEQHGRTISFKTFLRYGIPVTVVQLLIAILYVTVVFLIKS